A single window of Sporosarcina sp. 6E9 DNA harbors:
- a CDS encoding ABC transporter permease yields MLTIASPVFLLLLWEFLSRTGLIDIRFFPPPSAIVSTFFSLIASGEIASHIGISMYRIFAGFLLGVIPGVVIGLLMGLYSPIRHFVSPIVMALMPIPTLALLPIIIIIFGIGDLSKVVTIAGSVFFPVVINTVAGVINIDKIYLDVAKNYGAGRVNFFMKIALPGALPVMLEGIQMGQAIALLTIVAAEMMGATSGIGYLIWTSYKAFLLQEMYVGLILISFFGYLFSIMLRGIQKKMLPWR; encoded by the coding sequence ATGCTGACGATTGCGTCACCTGTTTTTCTACTACTATTATGGGAGTTTCTGTCGAGAACAGGGTTAATTGATATTCGTTTTTTTCCGCCCCCCTCTGCCATCGTCAGCACATTTTTCTCCTTAATCGCAAGTGGTGAAATCGCAAGTCATATCGGAATTTCGATGTATCGGATTTTTGCCGGGTTTTTACTAGGTGTTATACCCGGTGTCGTCATCGGACTTTTAATGGGCCTTTATTCACCGATCAGGCATTTTGTATCGCCAATCGTGATGGCGCTCATGCCAATTCCTACACTTGCCCTGCTTCCAATCATTATTATTATTTTTGGCATCGGTGATTTATCCAAAGTGGTGACAATCGCAGGAAGTGTATTTTTCCCGGTTGTCATTAATACTGTTGCGGGTGTCATTAATATCGACAAAATTTATTTAGATGTAGCTAAAAACTATGGTGCTGGTCGGGTAAACTTTTTTATGAAAATTGCTTTACCGGGAGCGCTACCCGTTATGTTGGAAGGCATCCAAATGGGGCAGGCGATTGCGCTCTTGACGATTGTTGCAGCGGAAATGATGGGGGCAACTTCTGGAATAGGCTATCTAATCTGGACATCGTATAAAGCATTCTTATTGCAAGAAATGTACGTGGGGCTCATTCTTATCTCATTTTTTGGTTATCTGTTCTCCATCATGCTTCGTGGAATACAAAAGAAAATGTTGCCGTGGAGGTGA